A portion of the Babylonia areolata isolate BAREFJ2019XMU chromosome 4, ASM4173473v1, whole genome shotgun sequence genome contains these proteins:
- the LOC143280987 gene encoding amino acid transporter heavy chain SLC3A1-like: MMNNIVNENQNVNDKHAMDGAATMADDGNAAEEKLCPEAGQTIEDKEPLDDTKTKFINGGSSIDDTKVEIHGSVSDTSFTGLGKEELKKYEQDPFWVRLRWVLFIVFWVGWVSMLVAAIVIIVLAPRCPHRPDLKWYHKDVSYNVYAKSFFDGGKAQDGYGDLEGIQKKKDYIAGLNADTVWLSSILKTEGNNDRAVLDHTALDQKFGTVESLKAFCKERAKNGKRVIMDLIPNQTSRNHTWFMKSQKEEGKYASYYVWADPKAGREPNAWEREDGSGKMWVWNSERQQYYLSQFDGTADLNLTNENVIEEFKKIMQFWAGQGISGFHINDLEYLTENPDHTTSLPASTETKHYAENVDVVDALRGIVDGLDNKPGREKLLVGTVRGADSDKLWLYNGGTGRRGLHVVSVVLDDLDRHISARDLQARLEPYVNSSTTHWIGWRLSSSSPGSQRVFNRVGMKRMTIAHALQMLLPGSALPYYGDELAMEDGPQDDKRTVSPMQWSKGKNAGFTQATTPWLPLSNSYTSQNVNSMTAQLRDHSVMKTFKSLTALRTTEDSLLFGHTMFCSTDNLLIFARHAPGFDSFLVVANLGPTTAHRFGSSECASGRKTGKLVFHSHNSEHEGKMLKLYKAIHIDEDEVLVLKLAA; encoded by the exons ATGATGAATAATATTGTAAACGAAAATCAAAATGTTAATGACAAGCATGCAATGGATGGTGCAGCCACTATGGCTGACGACGGAAATGCGGCGGAAGAGAAACTGTGCCCAGAAGCTGGACAGACTATAGAAGATAAAGAACCATTGGACGACACGAAAACAAAATTTATCAACGGTGGCAGTTCGATCGATGATACAAAAGTGGAAATCCATGGCTCTGTGAGTGATACCTCATTCACAGGTCTGGGAAAGGAAGAGCTGAAAAAATACGAGCAAGACCCGTTTTGGGTTCGTTTACGATGGGTGCTGTTCATCGTGTTCTGGGTCGGCTGGGTCTCTATGCTGGTGGCTGCCATCGTCATTATCGTCCTTGCACCTCGCTGTCCGCACCGTCCTGACCTAAAATGGTACCACAAGGATGTGTCATACAATGTCTACGCCAAGTCGTTTTTTGATGGTGGCAAGGCGCAGGATGGTTATGGAGACTTGGAGG GAAtccagaagaagaaagactacATCGCAGGACTGAATGCCGACACTGTGTGGCTGAGCTCCATCTTGAAGACAGAAGGCAACAATGACCGAGCAGTACTTGATCACACCGCTTTGGATCAGAAGTTTGGCACCGTGGAATCTCTCAAAGCTTTTTGCAAGGAGCGGGCTAAAAATG gcaagCGAGTGATCATGGACCTGATCCCTAACCAGACCAGCAGGAACCACACATGGTTCATGAAGAGCCAGAAGGAGGAGGGCAAGTATGCCAGCTATTACGTCTGGGCAGACCCAAAGGCTGGCAGGGAGCCAAACGCTTGG GAGCGGGAAGATGGGAGTGGAAAGATGTGGGTGTGGAACAGCGAGCGTCAACAGTATTACCTCAGTCAGTTTGACGGAACCGCTGATCTGAATCTGACCAATGAAAACGTCATTGAAGAGTTTAAG AAAATCATGCAGTTCTGGGCAGGCCAAGGCATCAGTGGTTTTCACATCAACGACTTGGAGTACCTGACAGAAAACCCTGaccacaccaccagcctcccaGCA TCAACAGAGACAAAGCACTATGCAGAAAATGTCGATGTGGTGGACGCCCTGCGTGGAATAGTGGATGGTCTGGACAACAAACCGGGCCGAGAGAA acTCCTGGTGGGCACGGTGCGGGGTGCGGACAGTGACAAACTGTGGCTGTACAATGGAGGGACGGGGAGGCGTGGTCTGCACGTGGTGTCCGTGGTACTGGATGACCTGGACAGGCACATCAGTGCCCGCGACCTGCAGGCCAGGCTGGAACCCTACGTCAACAGCTCCACCACACACTGGATTGGATGGAGG CTGAGTTCATCCAGCCCTGGAAGTCAGCGTGTGTTCAACCGGGTGGGGATGAAGCGCATGACCATCGCCCACGCTCTCCAGATGCTGCTGCCAGGATCGGCACTCCCTTACTACGGGGATGAGCTGGCCATGGAGGATGGGCCgcag GACGACAAGAGGACGGTCAGCCCAATGCAGTGGAGCAAGGGAAAGAATGCAGGCTTCACCCAGGCCACCACGCCATGGCTGCCACTCAGCAACAGCTACACCTCCCAAAATGTCAAT AGCATGACTGCCCAGCTGCGGGACCACAGTGTGATGAAAACCTTCAAATCCCTGACCGCCCTCAGGACCACTGAGGACTCCCTGCTGTTCGGTCACACCATGTTTTGCTCCACCGACAACCTGCTCATCTTCGCCCGCCATGCCCCTGGGTTCGACTCCTTCCTGGTGGTGGCCAACCTGGGCCCCACCACGGCCCACAGGTTTGGCAGCAGTGAGTGTGCCAGCGGGCGGAAGACTGGCAAGCTGGTGTTCCATTCCCACAACAGCGAGCACGAAGGCAAGATGCTGAAGCTGTACAAGGCCATTCACATCGATGAGGATGAGGTCCTGGTGCTCAAGCTGGCTGCCTAG